Within the Paenibacillus sp. AN1007 genome, the region GCTGCGCAGCAGGAGGCCCAGAAAGCATTCGGTAATGCTGGCGTTTATCTGGAAAAATTCCTGACAGGCATGAAACACGTTGAAATTCAAATTATGGCAGACAAGCATGGCAATGCCGTGCACCTTGGCGAGCGTGACTGCTCGGTTCAACGTCGTCGTCAGAAGCTCGTTGAGGAAGCACCTTGTCCCGTTCTGAACGAGGAAGTGCGTTCCCTCATGGGAGAAGCTGCCGTTCGTGCTGCACTTGCGGTAAATTACTCTGGAGCGGGTACTCTAGAATTTCTGCTCAGTCCCAATGGCGAGTTCTACTTTATGGAGATGAATACGCGTATTCAGGTCGAGCATCCGGTCACCGAAATGGTAACAGGTGTAGACCTGATTCAAGAAATGATCTCTGTTGCTGAAGGGAATCCGCTCTCTTTCCGTCAGGAAGACGTAGTCATTAACGGATGGTCAATTGAATGCCGGATTAACGCTGAAGATCCTGCCCGGAACTTCATGCCTGCACCTGGCAAGATCGGTTTTTACCTTGCACCAGGCGGTCCTGGGGTACGTGTGGACAGTGCGGCATATCCTGGTTACACGATCTCACCTTTTTACGATTCCATGATCGCGAAACTGATCGTTTGGGGTGCGACACGGGATGAGGCCATTGCCAAAATGAAGCGTGCCCTCGCAGAGTTTGCTATTGAAGGCATCTCGACAACCATTCCTTTTCATCAGAAGCTTCTGGAGCATCCTACGTTTATTCGCGGAGATTTCGATATTAAATTTCTTGAGGAAAACGAGATTTAACAGTCATATTGGGCTTGTTTGTCATAATGCAGCCCAAATGATATAGTATGTAATAATAAGAGCGCATGTCTCCTGCACAGGATAAGCCGCACATCAGTGGATGGCTGCAGGAGTTCCGGTAAAGCCGGACCGGAAGGGTTCTAAGCCTGATGTTAAGAACCAGCGCCCTGACGGATGGCCGCAAACTTATCTCGCGAAAGGTGTGTTAAACATTTATGAGTACACTACCGACAGAATTTGAACGTACGGATATCGGTGAAATCCAGATCGCACCTGAAGTTATCGAAGTGATTGCTGGACTTGCAACTGTAGAGGTTAAGGGAGTAGCAGGGATGAGCGGTGGATTTGCAGGTGGGTTCGCAGAGCTGCTGGGCCGCAAGAACCTTTCTAAAGGGGTTAAGGTTGAAGTAGGTCAACGCGAAGCTGCTGTGG harbors:
- the accC gene encoding acetyl-CoA carboxylase biotin carboxylase subunit, which produces MKFHKILIANRGEIAVRIIRACRELGISTVAVYSEADKDSLHVRLADEAYCIGPTLSKDSYLNFTNLMSAATLTECDAIHPGYGFLAENADFAEICDSCNITFIGPSPEAITKMGDKAVAKQTMKDAGVPVIPGSDGLVETTEEAIMIGRDIGYPVIIKATAGGGGKGIRIAEDEEQLVKQITAAQQEAQKAFGNAGVYLEKFLTGMKHVEIQIMADKHGNAVHLGERDCSVQRRRQKLVEEAPCPVLNEEVRSLMGEAAVRAALAVNYSGAGTLEFLLSPNGEFYFMEMNTRIQVEHPVTEMVTGVDLIQEMISVAEGNPLSFRQEDVVINGWSIECRINAEDPARNFMPAPGKIGFYLAPGGPGVRVDSAAYPGYTISPFYDSMIAKLIVWGATRDEAIAKMKRALAEFAIEGISTTIPFHQKLLEHPTFIRGDFDIKFLEENEI
- a CDS encoding Asp23/Gls24 family envelope stress response protein, producing the protein MSTLPTEFERTDIGEIQIAPEVIEVIAGLATVEVKGVAGMSGGFAGGFAELLGRKNLSKGVKVEVGQREAAVDVSVIIEYGYRLPQVATEIQQNVKRSIENMTGLNVNEVNVHIHDVQFKSAEKVEEIDLNTQRVK